One part of the Vicia villosa cultivar HV-30 ecotype Madison, WI linkage group LG6, Vvil1.0, whole genome shotgun sequence genome encodes these proteins:
- the LOC131613678 gene encoding MDIS1-interacting receptor like kinase 2-like, giving the protein MEGWGQVIDMRPKFDKNGLGFNPRKHNASLKPDILSPIKFVTGGVIQDGQVNAITNGEEVDSDLYFCALITDSSSMTLSPSLQSREASALLKWKESLDSQSQTTLSSWSGNNSCNWLGVSCNEDSMSVSTVNLTNMRLKGTFESFNFSSFPNIKIYLLNNYLSGSIPSEIGKLLHMKKLFLSGNYLSGSIPREIGKLENITNLLLNDNNLSGSIPKEIGMMRSIVDIDLSNNNLCGKIPAAIGNLSHLRYLGFPGNHLSGTIPMELNILGNLETFSVFDNNFTGQFPQNICVGANLKYIGAYNNHFIGRVLRSLKNCSSLIRLRLENNHFEENITNYFGVNPNLKFMGLDNNNFYGHLSSNLGKFHNLTHLHISRNHISGSIPPELEEASNLYSIDLSSNHLTGEIPKELGNLTKLGRLILNNNRLSGNVKVASLKELEILDVAANNLSGFIPKQLVTSSRLFDLNLSHNKLRGNIPDEFGKFHALESLDLSGNILDGTIPQMLGKLTHLETLNISHNNLSGFIPSSIDQMISLSFVDISYNQLKGPLPDMRVFNNATIEVLRNNSDLCGKVLGLKSCSGSHNHKTNNLILLIVLPLAPGILMLAFVCFKLSKHLCRTRTTRDNQDGGIIVAPNNAFTIWSFDGKMVYENIIEATEEFDDKYLIGVGTHGSVYKAELHTGQIVAVKKIHLATNGENSNIRCFTSEIQALTEIRHRNIVKLYGFCSHSRVSLLVYEFMEKGSLEKILKDDEQAIEFDWNKRVNVIKDVANALCYMHLDCFPPIVHRDISSKNILMDLEYVARVSDFGTAKLLNPNSANWTSFAGTLGYSAPELAYTMEVNEKCDVYSFGVLALEILHGKHPGDIISNSIQWNTMAGPTLDTMSFMDMLDQRLPRSMNTKTKQILSITKTLISCLDQSPRSRPTMEQVSMEISIASYFC; this is encoded by the exons atggaaggctgggggcaagtaattgacATGCGGCCCAAGtttgacaagaatggtcttggtttcaatCCTAGAAAGCATAATGCATCTCTCAAGCCTGATATCCTTAGCCCGATCAAGTTTGTGACTGGGGGTGTCATTCAAGACGGTCAGGTTAATGCCATTACCAATGGCGAGGAGGTGGATAGTGact TGTACTTTTGTGCACTCATAACTGACTCTTCTTCCATGACACTTTCACCATCTTTACAAAGCAGAGAAGCAAGTGCTTTgttgaagtggaaagaaagtcttgACAGCCAAAGCCAAACTACATTGTCTTCATGGAGTGGCAATAATTCATGCAACTGGCTTGGAGTTTCCTGCAATGAAGATTCCATGTCTGTCTCGACAGTAAATCTCACAAATATGAGACTGAAAGGTACGTTTGAAAGTTTTAACTTCTCGTCCTTTCCAAATATT AAAATATATCTTCTGAACAATTATCTTTCTGGATCTATACCTAGCGAAATTGGCAAGTTATTGCACatgaaaaaattatttctttctgGAAATTATCTTTCTGGATCAATTCCTCGAGAAATTGGAAAACTGGAGAACATAACCAATCTACTTCTTAATGACAATAATCTTTCTGGTTCTATTCCTAAAGAAATTGGAATGATGAGATCTATTGTAGACATAGATTTGTCAAATAATAATCTGTGTGGTAAAATTCCAGCTGCAATTGGAAACTTAAGCCATTTACGATATCTCGGCTTTCCGGGAAACCATCTCAGTGGAACAATTCCTATGGAATTGAATATACTTGGTAATTTGGAAACATTCAGTGTATTTGATAATAATTTTACAGGTCAGTTTCCTCAGAACATTTGCGTTGGTGCAAACCTGAAATATATTGGTGCTTACAATAACCATTTCATAGGGCGAGTTCTAAGGAGTTTGAAGAATTGTTCAAGCCTTATTAGACTTAGGCTTGAAAATAACCATTTTGAGGAAAACATAACTAATTATTTTGGTGTAAACCCAAATCTGAAGTTCATGGGATTGGATAACAATAATTTTTATGGCCACCTTTCATCTAACTTGGGAAAGTTTCATAACTTGACACATCTTCACATTTCCCGAAATCATATATCAGGCTCTATACCACCTGAACTCGAAGAAGCATCCAACTTATATTCAATTGACTTATCATCAAACCATCTTACAGGAGAAATTCCAAAGGAGTTAGGAAACTTGACAAAGTTGGGCAGACTCATTTTAAACAACAATCGTCTGTCTGGTAATGTAAAAGTAGCATCCCTAAAGGAACTTGAAATCTTAGATGTTGCAGCAAATAATCTAAGCGGTTTCATCCCAAAACAGCTTGTCACTTCGTCCAGATTATTTGACCTAAATTTGAGCCATAACAAACTTAGAGGAAATATTCCTGATGAGTTTGGTAAATTTCATGCCCTTGAAAGTCTTGATCTGAGTGGAAATATTTTGGATGGAACCATACCACAAATGCTTGGAAAACTGACACACTTGGAAACATTGAATATTTCGCATAACAACCTTTCCGGATTTATCCCTTCTTCCATTGATCAGATGATTAGTTTGTCATTTGTTGATATATCATACAACCAATTGAAAGGTCCACTTCCAGATATGCGAGTATTCAAtaatgcaacaattgaagtgttGAGAAATAATTCAGACTTGTGCGGTAAAGTTTTAGGGTTGAAGTCGTGCAGTGGATCTCATAATCATAAGACTAACAATCTGATCTTATTGATAGTTTTACCTCTAGCACCAGGAATTCTAATGCTAGCATTTGTTTGTTTCAAACTCTCAAAGCATTTATGCCGAACGCGAACCACAAGAGACAATCAGGATGGTGGAATTATTGTTGCTCCAAATAATGCATTCACAATATGGAGTTTTGATGGGAAAATGGTGTATGAGAACATCATTGAAGCAACAGAAGAGTTTGATGACAAATATCTCATTGGAGTAGGAACACATGGAAGTGTCTACAAAGCTGAGTTGCACACAGGTCAAATTGTTGCTGTTAAGAAAATTCATTTAGCAACAAATGGAGAAAATTCTAATATAAGATGTTTCACAAGTGAGATTCAAGCTCTGACAGAAATTCGACATCGTAACATTGTGAAGCTATATGGATTTTGTTCACATTCACGCGTGTCACTTTTGGTCTACGAGTTCATGGAGAAAGGTAgtttggaaaagattttgaaagatGATGAACAAGCAATTGAATTTGATTGGAATAAGAGGGTGAATGTCATTAAAGATGTAGCAAATGCTTTATGCTATATGCACCTTGATTGCTTCCCTCCGATTGTTCACCGAGATATATCAAGCAAGAATATACTTATGGATTTAGAATATGTGGCTCGTGTCTCAGATTTTGGAACAGCTAAACTTCTTAATCCTAATTCAGCCAACTGGACCTCTTTTGCAGGCACATTAGGATATTCTGCTCCAG AACTTGCATACACAATGGAAGTGAATGAGAAATGTGATGTGTATAGTTTTGGAGTATTGGCATTGGAAATACTTCATGGAAAACACCCTGGAGACATTATATCTAATAGTATACAGTGGAACACTATGGCGGGACCAACACTGGATACTATGTCATTCATGGATATGTTGGACCAACGTCTCCCTCGTTCAATGAATACTAAAACTAAGCAGATATTATCCATTACGAAGACATTAATTTCTTGCTTGGATCAAAGTCCACGATCTCGTCCAACAATGGAGCAGGTTTCCATGGAGATTTCAATAGCATCATACTTTTGTTAA